In Gossypium arboreum isolate Shixiya-1 chromosome 6, ASM2569848v2, whole genome shotgun sequence, the following are encoded in one genomic region:
- the LOC108486586 gene encoding probable pectate lyase 13 — translation MPVTLHCAKKWTFFIQKNKTGNPQLSFPFLLLHFTSKMLPFTCILFMCILASVSRATFNLSLPHQHPHPESVVLDVQWSLNASLSRRQTLSENTKDQCRTGNPIDDCWRCDPNWFNNRQRLADCSIGFARGTLGGKGGRIYTVTDSSDHDTVNPKPGTLRHAVIQDEPFWIVFSTNMVIKLKHELIFNSYKTIDGRGVNVHITGNGCLTLQYVSHIIIHNIHVHHCKPSGNTDIASSPTHVGRRGRSDGDGISIFGSQKIWVDHCSLSYCTDGLVDAVMGSTGITISNSYFAHHDEVMLLGHDDRYLPDSGMQVTIAFNVFGVGLVQRMPRCRRGYIHVVNNDFTSWQMYAIGGSGNPTINSQGNRYSAPGDPSAKEVTKRVDTDEDWTDWNWRTDGDIMVNGAYFVPSGAGVMTQYVKASSVEPKSAALVEQLTSNAGVFGETREETGSYSYPGYTGTTNAGSGGHGGSSGNDGDFFGMIFGSGAPPLPPSRLIASIFLSFLIILFLHSTTHQGVLPLLLL, via the exons ATGCCAGTCACATTACATTGTGCAAAGAAGTGGACCTTTTTCATACAGAAGAACAAAACTGGGAATCCCCAACTTTCGTTTCCATTTTTGTTGCTTCATTTCACTTCCAAGATGCTTCCTTTCACCTGCATTCTCTTCATGTGCATCTTGGCTTCAGTTTCAAGAGCTACCTTCAATCTTAGCCTCCCTCATCAACACCCTCACCCTGAATCCGTTGTTCTTGATGTTCAATG GAGCTTAAATGCATCTTTATCTAGAAGACAAACATTGTCTGAAAACACCAAAGATCAATGTCGAACTGGAAACCCCATTGATGATTGCTGGAGATGTGACCCCAACTGGTTCAATAACCGTCAACGCTTAGCCGACTGCTCCATCGGCTTCGCACGAGGCACCCTCGGCGGCAAAGGAGGTCGGATCTACACCGTCACCGATTCCTCCGACCACGACACCGTTAACCCCAAACCAGGCACCCTTCGGCACGCCGTCATCCAAGACGAACCCTTTTGGATCGTCTTTTCAACCAACATGGTCATCAAACTCAAACACGAACTCATTTTCAACTCTTACAAAACCATCGACGGTAGAGGTGTCAACGTCCATATAACCGGAAATGGGTGTTTAACGTTACAGTACGTGTCGCATATTATCATCCATAATATCCATGTTCACCATTGTAAACCTTCGGGGAACACTGACATTGCTTCATCTCCGACGCATGTGGGGAGGAGAGGGAGATCGGACGGTGATGGGATCTCGATTTTTGGGTCTCAGAAAATTTGGGTTGATCATTGTTCTTTAAGTTACTGCACCGATGGGTTGGTTGATGCTGTTATGGGATCCACCGGGATTACAATTAGTAATAGCTATTTTGCTCACCATGATGAAGTTATGCTCTTGGGACATGATGACAG GTATTTGCCTGATTCAGGGATGCAGGTGACGATAGCATTCAATGTATTTGGGGTAGGATTGGTGCAAAGGATGCCAAGGTGTAGGAGAGGGTATATTCACGTGGTCAACAATGATTTCACTTCATGGCAAATGTATGCTATCGGCGGCAGCGGTAACCCTACTATCAACAGTCAAGGCAATCGCTACTCTGCCCCTGGGGACCCCAGTGCTAAAGAG GTGACAAAGCGCGTGGATACAGACGAGGATTGGACAGATTGGAACTGGAGAACAGATGGGGACATAATGGTCAATGGAGCGTATTTTGTACCCTCAGGAGCTGGCGTAATGACTCAATATGTTAAAGCATCCAGCGTGGAGCCTAAATCAGCTGCTCTCGTTGAGCAGCTCACTTCAAACGCTGGCGTTTTTGGTGAGACAAG GGAAGAGACAGGGAGCTATTCTTATCCTGGGTACACCGGCACAACCAACGCCGGCAGTGGTGGCCATGGTGGGTCCAGTGGCAATGATGGTGACTTCTTCGGAATGATATTTGGGAGCGGCGCGCCACCACTCCCACCATCTAGATTAATAGCCTCAATCTTTTTGTCCTTTTTAATTATATTGTTTTTGCATTCAACCACCCACCAAGGTGTTCTACCATTATTATTGTTGTAG